ATTTTGTCCAAATAATCTAATAATTGTCCCTTGTGGTCATCTATGAATgaattcattcttttcatccaTGGTTCTTTAGACCCAAATTCCGTTAATGTAGATAAATTCATCACAACTTTCGCTAATAGAGTCAATGATCGTCTGGCATTCTCACCGGGATGATGTTCAACAAAGTTGAAAATCTTTGGGTTTAAAATAACAGGACAGAAAAATCTCAAAAATAGAAACCCCGAAATGCAGTTTAGCAAcgattttgaagaaatcttttcATCGGGTTCTATGATTTCTAATTTCTTCCTGAAACACTTCAATTGTGTTTTGATGCCCTGTGGGAGATCATTGGAAGTCTCGAAGATTAACTTCCAAGTTCTTTCGGCCAATGAGAGAAGCTTTTGGAAATTagtttcaatgattttttctttctccGTTAGttctgattctttgattctgTTGGGGTCAATTTCATACGACTCGTCCTCTTCTACTAGTTGCCTGATTACAGTGCCAATACATTTATCCAGGTATTCTTGTCCAACCCTGTAACAATATGTCTCCATAGTTTTTGTTAGAATAGAGTTACCTCTGAATAATGTATTGTAAATatgatttgaagattgGTGATTAGAATTACTCATTGTAATGCTTTTGTCAAGGCCTTGAAATTCTCTATCAATAAGTGCCTGAAACCAATCATCTTCACGATTAATCGCCTGAAATATATCTAAAAATACCAAAGAAATATCTTCCAGCTTAAGATCTGCTGATATCTTGCTATCGTGCATATAATCACATATTTTCGGAAGTGATACTTTTGACAACACTTGCTCAAACTTGGTGAAGTTGACCGGTTGAAGAACGAAATTTAAGCTTGATATAGTTTTGATGCATATAGTACCGATCTGAAAGTTTTTGTTGGTATATGAAAATACAGGCaatcttgtttctttattaaGATTAGGATCATTTATCATTTCTTGTGTTATTTGAATTTCACCAATAATTGAATCTTTATTGGAGTATGAATTATCCTCCACGGAGCATTTAATAATTATCTTTATTATGTTTGTCCTTACGctaaaattgaaattaaattCCTCTCTCCAGAACGGAGACGTAGAGGATGGAACAACGGCTGTCCTCGCCACAGCTTTATCCCAGAGGTTTATTTCAGCGTATAGACGTGGCTTTTCAATCTCCAAATCTCTCAAGTCCGCTTCTAAGATCGATATTTTGAATCTATTGGAGATTCGAAGTTCATTAGACTTATCCGTGCCTATTAAACTCAGAACATCAGGCATTGCAAATGAGTTAAGAGCAACAAACCAGTCTTCCAAATCGATTCGCAATGGCAACCTCAAATATAAGTATTGTGATAGTTTCCTGCTTTTAGTTGATGAGCGAGAATTGTCAGCGAAGCAGCTCTCATTAGAAGAAATTTGCAATTGTTTGCGGAGTTGCGGAAGGATACCCATAAAGAGGTATTTGTCGGATTGAAAGATGGATGAGTCCACAATATGAATTTCCGAGCGCAAGAATTTTGTCACATCAATAGAATAGATTAGGGATCCATCGCTCTGAATCAACAAATCTAGGATACCATCCGTCTTTAAGACACCCATCGCAGCAAACCAGCCATAGTCATCTGACTCCCCATTGGAAGGCTTGGGCAAATATGTTGATAGTTGAACATGTTTATTCTTTGGTATAGGACCAAACACATGACAT
The genomic region above belongs to Kluyveromyces lactis strain NRRL Y-1140 chromosome B complete sequence and contains:
- the BUD2 gene encoding GTPase-activating protein BUD2 (similar to uniprot|P33314 Saccharomyces cerevisiae YKL092C BUD2 GTPase activating factor for Rsr1p/Bud1p required for both axial and bipolar budding patterns mutants exhibit random budding in all cell types): MAPGNKNIHSFAAGKTVSGPIVPDKFHQFLKSSSKMGYLDEADFIERVRSSQGKFNGLLQWCSNLSLNEWRKNHLEINEKGSLTHAVNETDVKSLQNTMDDFTDSIDLPSSSHPIINHLQNCELQLIHQDNGDSTSPIIEVQTSSNSIYLKANSKSLFFDLFSSLVFWKSLKSNDVFNKTNVIQPIFHKPEDPISIILCQCHVFGPIPKNKHVQLSTYLPKPSNGESDDYGWFAAMGVLKTDGILDLLIQSDGSLIYSIDVTKFLRSEIHIVDSSIFQSDKYLFMGILPQLRKQLQISSNESCFADNSRSSTKSRKLSQYLYLRLPLRIDLEDWFVALNSFAMPDVLSLIGTDKSNELRISNRFKISILEADLRDLEIEKPRLYAEINLWDKAVARTAVVPSSTSPFWREEFNFNFSVRTNIIKIIIKCSVEDNSYSNKDSIIGEIQITQEMINDPNLNKETRLPVFSYTNKNFQIGTICIKTISSLNFVLQPVNFTKFEQVLSKVSLPKICDYMHDSKISADLKLEDISLVFLDIFQAINREDDWFQALIDREFQGLDKSITMSNSNHQSSNHIYNTLFRGNSILTKTMETYCYRVGQEYLDKCIGTVIRQLVEEDESYEIDPNRIKESELTEKEKIIETNFQKLLSLAERTWKLIFETSNDLPQGIKTQLKCFRKKLEIIEPDEKISSKSLLNCISGFLFLRFFCPVILNPKIFNFVEHHPGENARRSLTLLAKVVMNLSTLTEFGSKEPWMKRMNSFIDDHKGQLLDYLDKITEKKLDFAPKKLKLSSSLTRPKLELSQDILKNLPANPFLIDKYLRETELINIFATSEESKSSKTVRSVSMEHMFKIVQDKPTEKSEFSIGGLEFEKMSENNTEVFGEELLSLLKSEEDSDGNKANVHSLQSTPSNNGDLLNQLEQESVLLFNKIRQLVKVLDDYEYPNEIILGKSEYASFLANSLYYDKEKKVYLDFQNLYALKDGYTKLFKSNSTAESFFVSSEKKDQLIHHNSTDEAVNRTSKFSMFGKSPADLKQKSESKLARWFKKG